A region from the Mycobacteriales bacterium genome encodes:
- a CDS encoding DUF5319 domain-containing protein, with amino-acid sequence MTDDGPLDPFFGDPSDPAAALDDDEVSEPLEPTERQDVLSDLEDLEVFEALLVPRGVRGVVIDCDDCREPHYFGWDLMRANLRHLLDVGQTRVHEPAFCPDPSLYVSWDYARGFADGVLSSVDEGQR; translated from the coding sequence GTGACGGACGACGGACCCCTCGACCCGTTCTTCGGAGACCCGAGCGACCCGGCCGCCGCGCTCGACGACGACGAGGTCAGCGAGCCGCTGGAGCCGACCGAACGACAGGACGTGCTGTCCGACCTCGAGGATCTCGAGGTCTTCGAAGCGCTGCTCGTTCCTCGGGGCGTACGCGGCGTGGTGATCGACTGCGACGATTGCCGCGAGCCCCATTACTTCGGCTGGGATCTGATGCGGGCCAACCTGCGCCATCTGCTCGACGTGGGCCAGACCCGCGTGCACGAGCCGGCCTTCTGCCCCGATCCCTCGCTGTACGTGTCCTGGGACTACGCGCGTGGCTTCGCCGACGGCGTGCTGTCGTCGGTCGACGAGGGCCAGCGCTAG
- the guaB gene encoding IMP dehydrogenase, producing the protein MQESGGIPDVSSAPIGVGLTFDDVLLLPAASDVIPSEADTSTRLSRSIRLRVPLLSSAMDTVTEARMAIAMARQGGIGVLHRNLSVEDQAAQVDLVKRSEAGMVTHPVTCSPDHTLRDVDELCARYRISGVPVIDRDGVLVGIVTNRDIRFENDHARPVREVMTAMPLVTAPVGVSQADALALLRQHKVEKLPLVDESDRLRGLITVKDFVKSDAFPLATKDADGRLVVGAAVGVGEDAYKRAGALVDAGVDVVVVDTAHGHSTAVLAMVRRLKADTRVDVIGGNVATREGAQALIDAGADGVKVGVGPGSICTTRVVAGVGVPQVSAITEASAAARPAGVPVIADGGMQYSGDIAKAIVAGADSVMLGSLLAGVEESPGELIFINGKQFKSYRGMGSLGAMQGRGDARSYSKDRYFQDDVLSDDKLVPQGVEGQVPYRGPLAAVAHQLVGGLQAAMGYCGTPTIGDLQQRGRFVRVTAAGLKENHPHDIQMTVEAPNYHTR; encoded by the coding sequence ATGCAGGAATCCGGCGGCATCCCCGACGTCTCCTCCGCGCCGATCGGCGTGGGGCTCACTTTCGACGACGTGCTGCTGCTGCCCGCGGCATCCGACGTCATCCCCAGCGAAGCCGACACCTCCACCAGGCTCTCCCGGTCGATCCGGCTGCGGGTGCCGCTGCTCTCCTCCGCGATGGACACCGTCACGGAGGCCCGGATGGCCATCGCAATGGCCCGCCAGGGCGGGATCGGCGTCCTGCACCGCAATCTCTCGGTCGAGGACCAGGCCGCCCAGGTCGACCTCGTCAAGCGCTCCGAGGCGGGGATGGTCACCCATCCGGTGACCTGCTCGCCCGATCACACCCTGCGTGACGTCGACGAGTTGTGCGCCCGCTACCGCATCTCCGGCGTCCCGGTGATCGACCGGGACGGGGTTCTTGTGGGCATCGTCACCAATCGGGACATCCGGTTCGAAAACGATCACGCCCGCCCGGTGCGCGAGGTGATGACCGCGATGCCGCTGGTCACCGCCCCTGTCGGCGTGTCGCAGGCGGATGCGCTCGCCCTGCTCCGTCAGCACAAGGTCGAGAAACTGCCGCTCGTCGACGAGTCCGACCGGCTGCGCGGCCTGATCACGGTCAAGGACTTCGTCAAGAGCGACGCCTTCCCGCTCGCCACCAAGGACGCCGACGGCCGGCTGGTCGTCGGCGCGGCGGTCGGCGTGGGGGAGGACGCCTACAAGCGGGCCGGTGCGCTCGTCGATGCCGGCGTCGACGTCGTCGTGGTCGACACCGCACACGGTCACTCCACCGCGGTGCTCGCAATGGTGCGCCGCCTCAAGGCCGACACCCGGGTCGACGTCATCGGGGGCAACGTCGCGACCCGCGAGGGCGCGCAGGCGCTCATCGACGCCGGCGCCGACGGCGTCAAGGTCGGGGTGGGCCCCGGTTCCATCTGTACGACGCGGGTGGTCGCCGGGGTCGGCGTACCCCAGGTCAGCGCGATCACCGAGGCGAGCGCCGCGGCCCGGCCCGCCGGCGTTCCGGTCATCGCCGACGGCGGCATGCAGTACTCGGGCGACATCGCGAAGGCCATCGTCGCGGGTGCGGACAGCGTGATGTTGGGGAGCCTGCTCGCCGGCGTGGAAGAGAGCCCGGGCGAGCTGATCTTCATCAACGGCAAGCAGTTCAAGTCCTACCGCGGCATGGGCTCGCTCGGGGCGATGCAGGGCCGCGGCGACGCAAGGTCCTACTCCAAGGACCGCTACTTCCAGGACGACGTGCTCTCCGACGACAAGCTGGTTCCGCAGGGGGTCGAGGGGCAGGTGCCCTACCGCGGCCCGCTGGCCGCAGTCGCGCACCAACTCGTCGGCGGGCTACAGGCGGCGATGGGCTACTGCGGTACCCCTACGATCGGGGACCTGCAGCAACGCGGCCGGTTCGTGCGGGTCACCGCGGCGGGGCTGAAGGAGAACCACCCGCACGACATCCAGATGACCGTCGAGGCGCCCAACTACCACACGCGCTGA